A window of Betaproteobacteria bacterium genomic DNA:
TGCCCGCGGCGGGCGCCATCAGGGCCGGCGCCACGCGGTGCACCCAGGCCCAGCCACCGTTGGAGACGAGCCACGCCATCACGGCCGTCACCGCCAGCAAGACCCCGGCGCGGCGCATGGTGTGAAGGCTCGCGATCCCGCGCTCCCGGGCCGCCGCGATCGCCGCCACCATCAGTGGAAGCACGACGAACACCGCAGAGAACTGGAGCGGAGACGACTGGAGGGCGCCGGCGGAGTGCAGCGCGTAGGCCGCGGACTGAGATGCGACGGCCAGCGCGACACGTCCCCGGTTGAAGGCGATCGCGATGGCGCCGGCCGATGCGAAGACGAGGAATGGACCGTAATGGTGAAGCCCCGCGAGTTCCCGCGGGAGGGACGGCACGAACGGCAGCAACGCCAGTGAACTCACCAGCAGCAGAAGCTGGATCGCGGCGAACTGCAGCCCCCGGTGCGATGACGCGACGGGTGGCAGCTGCCCGACTCCGTGAGGCTGCGTTGCCGAGAATGCCTGCATGTTCCTACCTTCGACCCGTTCTCCCTGCCGCGTACCATAAGCACTACGGCGCCGCCCCGCTAGTGTCTCGAAACAACGACTTCGGCGACACGCCGCACGAGGTTCACACCTGCGTTTCCGCAACGCGTCAGCGGGGTGAACCGCTGACGAGGAATGCACTGCAATGACGCCACTGCTGCTTTGGCTTGTTTCCGCGCTGTTGGTTCTCGCGGGTCTCGCCGGATCCGTGCTTCCCGTCCTGCCGGGCGCGCCGTTCGTGTTCGCGGGACTCGCACTCGCGGCGTGGATCGACAGCTTCGAAAGAGTGGGAATGGGCACATTGATCATCATCGGAGCACTCGCTGCGTTGTCGTTCGCCATCGATCTCGTTGCCAGCGTGCATGGCGCACGCAGGGCAGGCGCATCGAAACAAGCCCTCGTGGGCGCCGGCATCGGGGCCGCACTGGGGGCGCTCTTCGGTCTCCTGGGTCTGATCGTCGGTCCGTTCCTGGGTGCCGCCGTCGGTCAGCTCATCGCGGGAAGCGATCTGCTGCGCGCGGGGCGTGTCGGCTTCGGGGCCTGGACCGGCTTCCTCGTGGGAAGCGTGCTGAAGCTTGTCATCGGTCTCGCGATGGTCGCCATATTCGTGATTTCATATGCTTTCTGACGCTCGCGTACGCCAAGTGCCGGGTGCCGGCGAAACCCGCCGGCCGGGACACCCTTGCACGTCTATCCCGCGACGCGAACCCCGACGGAGAAACCCGACATGAATCGCCTGCTGCCGCTCTTCATCACGATGCTGCTTGCCACCGGTTGCGCCTCCCTCAGCGAAAAGCAGTGCAAGACCGTCAACTGGCAGGAGCAGGGTGCGCGCGATGCCTACGACGGCTGGGATCGGAGCCGCTTCGAGGACCACCGGGAAGCGTGCTCGGAACACGGCATCGCGACCGACACTGCCGCGTACACGAAGGGTTTCGACGAAGGGCTGGCGAGGCTCTGCACGGGTGCGCGCGGCTACGCGATGGGAACCGAGGGCAAGACCTACCGCAACACCTGCCCGCCGGAGACCGACGCGAAGTTCCGCGAGGGCTTCCGGTTGGGAACCGACATCCGCAAGGAACGGCGGCAGATCGACAGCACGCAGGTCCAGATACGCGCGGCCGAGGACAAGCTCAAGAAGTCGCAGAGTGCGGAAGAGCGCGAGAACCTGCGCCGGCAGATCCGCACCCTGGACGAAGAGATCCTGGATGCCCAAAGGCGCGTCCGCCGTCTGGAGGAAGATGCAACCCGGGCCGGATTCGGCGGTTGACCCTGCCTTGACCGGATGGGGGAAACCACCGGCCGGCACGCCGGAGAACGTCCAGGCAAGGCGCGCGGATCGCATCCGTCGATCGGATCCTCCGCTGGGAAGCGCTTTCGCCGTGGCCCCACAGTCCCATCCTGCCGTCGCCTCCGGCCTTGCCCTCCCCCGTCCCCGGGCTGCACGCGATCCGGGTGCATTTTCCAGAACTTCCCTAGAATCGAGCCTTTCCCTTTGCCGCGATCCGATGCGCGGCCTTGACCCCCATCTTCTCGAGGACACCATGAATGCACCCGTCACCGGCGGCACGCTCGACAGCGGCCTGCTCGAATTCCAGAACTTCATCGACGGCAAGTGGCGCCCTGCGGCCGATGGACGCACCGTGGACGTCGTGTCTCCCAGCGACGGCAAGGTGTTCGCCCGCATCGCCCGAGGAACGGCGTCCGACATCGACGATGCCGTGGCCGCCGCGCGGCGCGCCTTCGAGGAAGGTCCATGGCCGCGCATGCCCGCCGTGGAACGCGGGCGCCTGATGGTGAAGCTAGGCGCCAAGATCGCGGAACATGCCGAAGAACTCGCCCAGCTCGAGGCCCGCGACACCGGCAAGCCGATGAAGCAGGCGCGCGCCGACATGGTCGCAGCTGCGCGGTACTTCGAGTTCTACGGTTCCGCCGCCGACAAGGTCCATGGCGACGTGATCCCGTTCCTGGAAGGCTACATGGTCACCGTGCTGCGCGACCCCAAGGGCGTCACCGGCCACATCATTCCCTGGAACTACCCGGCCCAGATGTTCGGGCGCACGCTGGCACCGGCACTCGCCATGGGCAACTGCACCGTGATGAAGCCGGCGGAGGAAGCCTGCCTGACGCCGCTACGGCTCACCGCACTGGCGCAAGAGGTGGGCTTTCCCGCCGGTGTCCTGAATGTGGTGAGCGGTATCGGCGAGGAAGCAGGTGCCGCGCTGTCTGGGCATCCCGGCATCGACTTCCTGTCCTTCACCGGCTCACCTGAAGTGGGCACGCTGGTCCAGATCGCGGCCGCGAGAAACCACATCGGCTGCACGCTGGAACTGGGCGGCAAGTCGCCGCAGATCGTGTTCGACGATGCCGACTTCGACGCAGCCGTCCCCGTGGTGGTGGCCGCGATCGTGCAGAACGGCGGCCAGACCTGCTCCGCGGGCAGCCGGGTGCTGGTCCAGCGCAACGTCTACGACGCCTTCATGGCCCGCGTGGCGGAGCGCTTCGCGCAGCTTCGCGTGGGCTCCCACGTCATGGATCTCGATTGCGGACCGCTCATCAGCGCCACCCAGAAGAAACGCGTGGAAGGCTTCATCCAGCGTGCGAAGGCCGAGGGCGTGAAGGTGCTGGCCGAAGCCACGATCGCGGAAGGGACCCCTGCCGGTGGCTTCTATGTGGCACCGACCCTGTTCGGACCCGTTCCGCGCACCAATGCGCTGGCGTGCGACGAAGTGTTCGGGCCCGTGCTGTCCGCCATTCCCTTCGAGGACGAGGCGGACGCGATCAAGCTCGCGAACTCCACCGAATTCGGGTTGGTGGCCGGCATCTGGAGCGGCAACGGTGCGCGGCAGATGCGGGTCGCGAAGGGCATGCGGTGCGGCCAGGTCTTCGTGAACGGATACGGCGCCGGCGGTGGCATCGAATTGCCCTTCGGCGGCGTCAAGAAGAGCGGCCACGGGCGGGAGAAAGGTTTCGAGGCGCTGCGCGAGTTCTCGCACGCCAAGACCGTCGTCTACAAGCACGGGTAACGCTGGCCTGGAGCAGCCCGGGCCTGGTCCCCGGACCCTGGCCCCCAGGAACACTCAGGCCGCCTCCGGCGGCCGACGGCATCCACGTTTTCGCGGCCATGGGCCGCGGCTGACCGGACATCGGGTCTCTGGACCGGGGACTGGACCCGCCTGAGCCTCAGGCCGCGAAAGGGGCCCCGTGCAGCCCGAGGCCCGCGGCGCCTTGCCGCGGGCGAAACGAACCAGGGGCTGGGGACTGGGGTCTCGGGCCTGTCGCCCCTCTATCCCGCCCCGCAACACGCCTTGTACTTCTTGCCGCTGCCGCACGGGCAGGGATCGTTGCGCCCCACCTTGGGCGCGTCACGCTTCACGGTGTCGGGCTTGCGTTTTTCGAACCAGTAGTCGAAGGCGTTCTGCACCACCAGCGGAAGCTCCTCCTGGCAGCGAAGGATCACTTCCTCCCGGGTGGCACCATCCTCGGTGAGCATTTCGACGATCTCGTCGTCCTCCTCCAATCCACCCGACAGCGCCACGAACGGGAACAGCAACTCGTCGACGACTTCCTCCTCGCCCGCGTCGTACCAGGCGGGATCGGCCAGTTCCACCCCTTCCAGGTATCCCGCCACCCAGGGCTCGAAGTCGTACTCGTCGCCTGATTCGTCCTTCGGGTAGACCAGCAGGGGAATGCCTTCGCCCTCCCCGAGATCCCGCAGCACGTCCGCGTAGAGGCG
This region includes:
- a CDS encoding DUF456 family protein; its protein translation is MTPLLLWLVSALLVLAGLAGSVLPVLPGAPFVFAGLALAAWIDSFERVGMGTLIIIGALAALSFAIDLVASVHGARRAGASKQALVGAGIGAALGALFGLLGLIVGPFLGAAVGQLIAGSDLLRAGRVGFGAWTGFLVGSVLKLVIGLAMVAIFVISYAF
- a CDS encoding DUF2799 domain-containing protein, with the protein product MNRLLPLFITMLLATGCASLSEKQCKTVNWQEQGARDAYDGWDRSRFEDHREACSEHGIATDTAAYTKGFDEGLARLCTGARGYAMGTEGKTYRNTCPPETDAKFREGFRLGTDIRKERRQIDSTQVQIRAAEDKLKKSQSAEERENLRRQIRTLDEEILDAQRRVRRLEEDATRAGFGG
- a CDS encoding aldehyde dehydrogenase family protein, with the protein product MNAPVTGGTLDSGLLEFQNFIDGKWRPAADGRTVDVVSPSDGKVFARIARGTASDIDDAVAAARRAFEEGPWPRMPAVERGRLMVKLGAKIAEHAEELAQLEARDTGKPMKQARADMVAAARYFEFYGSAADKVHGDVIPFLEGYMVTVLRDPKGVTGHIIPWNYPAQMFGRTLAPALAMGNCTVMKPAEEACLTPLRLTALAQEVGFPAGVLNVVSGIGEEAGAALSGHPGIDFLSFTGSPEVGTLVQIAAARNHIGCTLELGGKSPQIVFDDADFDAAVPVVVAAIVQNGGQTCSAGSRVLVQRNVYDAFMARVAERFAQLRVGSHVMDLDCGPLISATQKKRVEGFIQRAKAEGVKVLAEATIAEGTPAGGFYVAPTLFGPVPRTNALACDEVFGPVLSAIPFEDEADAIKLANSTEFGLVAGIWSGNGARQMRVAKGMRCGQVFVNGYGAGGGIELPFGGVKKSGHGREKGFEALREFSHAKTVVYKHG
- a CDS encoding UPF0149 family protein, with product MAAIPMTEAELDRLETLLDSHPPGLDPLWIDSLQGFLAACISAPEPVSRDRWMAVAVGKEDGWDTDPQSQELVRLVDRLYADVLRDLGEGEGIPLLVYPKDESGDEYDFEPWVAGYLEGVELADPAWYDAGEEEVVDELLFPFVALSGGLEEDDEIVEMLTEDGATREEVILRCQEELPLVVQNAFDYWFEKRKPDTVKRDAPKVGRNDPCPCGSGKKYKACCGAG